A genomic window from Vigna radiata var. radiata cultivar VC1973A chromosome 2, Vradiata_ver6, whole genome shotgun sequence includes:
- the LOC106777172 gene encoding aldehyde dehydrogenase family 3 member F1 — MEIISSFHRDLNDMREYYESGKTKQASWRESQLKALRCFLMEKQQHIMEALMQDLGKHQLEAFRDEIGTLIKTLNLALKSLKAWMSGKKAELPQVALFTSAEIVSEPLGLVLIISSWNFPFGLSLEPLIGAIAAGNVAILKPSELSPASSSLLFSSLTSYLDNKAIKVIQGGPQETQQLLEQRWDKIFFTGSARVGRIVMSAAVKNLTPVTLELGGKCPAVVDSLSSSWDIETTVKRIIVGKFGTCAGQACIAIDYVLVENKYCSKLVELMKVWIKKMFGENPQRSKTITRIVNKHHFSRLNNLLADKMVKESVVYGGSVDEENLFIEPTILVDPPLDAAIMSEEIFGPLLPIITVEKIEDSIRFIRSRPKPLALYVFTKNKTLERRMISETSSGSLTFNDAILQYAADSLPFGGVGESGFGMYHGKFSFDTFSHQKAIVRRSFLTDFWFRYPPWTLNKLQLLEECYNYDYLGMLLVMLGLKRSSKGLFANHM; from the exons ATGGAGATCATCTCAAGCTTCCACAGAGACCTCAATGACATGAGGGAGTATTACGAGAGCGGAAAGACTAAGCAAGCATCTTGGAGAGAGTCTCAGCTCAAAGCCTTGCGTTGCTTCCTCATggaaaaacaacaacatatcaTGGAGGCCCTTATGCAGGATCTTGGGAAACATCAACTTGAAGCTTTCAGAGACGAG ATAGGGACTTTGATCAAGACCTTAAATCTGGCATTGAAGTCTTTGAAAGCTTGGATGTCAGGCAAAAAG GCTGAATTGCCACAAGTAGCGTTGTTCACCAGTGCAGAAATTGTTTCAGAACCACTTGGTTTGGTCCTCATTATTTCATCTTGGAATTTTCCATTTG GACTATCCTTGGAGCCGCTTATTGGAGCAATAGCTGCGGGAAACGTGGCAATCTTAAAGCCTTCAGAGTTGTCTCcagcttcttcttctcttctcttttccaGTCTCACCTCTTATTTGGACAATAAAGCCATTAAGGTGATCCAAGGAGGACCACAAGAGACCCAACAACTACTAGAGCAAAGATGGGACAAAATCTTCTTCACAG GAAGTGCACGTGTGGGGCGGATTGTTATGTCTGCTGCTGTGAAGAATTTGACTCCTGTGACTTTGGAGCTGGGTGGAAAATGCCCTGCTGTTGTTGACTCCCTTTCATCTTCCTGGGATATAGAGACCACTGTGAAGAGAATTATTGTGGGAAAATTTGGGACTTGTGCTGGTCAAGCATGCATAGCCATTGATTATGTCCTGGTGGAAAATAAGTATTGCTCAAAACTG GTGGAACTGATGAAGGTCTGGATCAAGAAAATGTTTGGAGAAAACCCTCAACGTTCCAAAACTATCACCAGGATAGTTAACAAACACCACTTCTCTAGATTGAACAACCTTCTTGCTGATAAAATGGTCAAAGAATCAGTGGTTTATGGTGGCTCAGTGGACGAAGAAAACTT ATTTATTGAGCCAACCATCTTGGTGGATCCCCCACTGGACGCAGCAATTATGTCAGAAGAGATTTTTGGACCATTACTTCCAATTATTACT GTAGAGAAGATTGAAGACAGTATTAGATTCATAAGGAGTAGGCCTAAGCCTCTTGCCCTTTATGTcttcacaaaaaacaaaaccctagagagaAGAATGATATCTGAAACATCATCTGGCAGTTTAACTTTCAATGATGCAATACTACAA TATGCAGCTGATTCTCTTCCATTTGGAGGAGTGGGAGAAAGTGGGTTTGGCATGTACCATGGGAAGTTCTCCTTTGACACATTTAGCCACCAGAAGGCAATAGTAAGAAGAAGTTTTCTCACTGATTTCTGGTTTAGATATCCTCCATGGACACTAAATAAGTTGCAACTACTTGAAGAGTGTTACAATTATGATTATCTGGGGATGCTCCTTGTCATGCTGGGCTTAAAGAGATCATCAAAAGGCTTATTTGCAAATCATATgtag
- the LOC106756416 gene encoding uncharacterized protein LOC106756416 isoform X2 — protein sequence MARTLTLPPISYTLAKTLKPISPFPKSLPFFSSSLSRPKLTRRSLSRSVLRSTVGKFSGSVDDEEELEELDELDVIALEQEAKDAAQAYSNSLSQVLSIDEEKNDRKETAQSRRRSTRRTKSVSIPDNLLQRVAIVGRPNVGKSALFNRLVGGNRAIVVDEPGVTRDRLYGRSYWGEHEFMVVDTGGVITVSKSQATVMEELAITTTIGMDGIPLAVREAAVARMPSMIERQATAAVEESSVIIFLVDGQAGLTAADEEIADWLRKNYSDKYVILAVNKCESPRKRIMQASEFWSLGFEPLPISAISGTGTGELLDLVCSGLQKVEESNILDEEEDYVPAISIVGRPNVGKSSILNALVGEDRTIVSPISGTTRDAIDTEFTGPDGQKFQLIDTAGIRKRAAIVSAGSTTEALSVNRAFRAIRRSDVVALVIEAMACITEQDYKIAERIEKEGKGCVIVVNKWDTIPNKKQQTALHYEEDVREKLRSLDWAPIVYSTAIAGHSVDKIIVAASEVEKERSRRLGTSILNQVVLEAVAFKPPPRTRGGKRGRVYYCTQAAIRPPTFVFFVNDAKLFPETYRRYMERQLRADAGFSGTPIRLLWRSRRKMGKDEGKAVTRTQKNLTSDDPKLVPTAS from the exons ATGGCACGCACTCTGACACTACCACCCATCTCTTACACTCTtgctaaaaccctaaaacccatTTCTCCATTCCCCAAATCTCttcccttcttctcttcaagcCTTTCTCGCCCGAAGCTCACTCGCCGCTCCCTATCTCGCTCCGTCCTGCGCTCTACCGTCGGCAAATTCTCCGGCAGTGtcgatgatgaagaagaattaGAAGAACTGGATGAGCTCGATGTCATCGCCCTCGAGCAAGAAGCAAAGGACGCAGCCCAAGCTTATTCAAACTCTCTGTCTCAAGTTCTGAGCATCG ACGAGGAGAAAAATGATCGCAAGGAAACAGCTCAATCCCGCAGGAGGAGTACACGTAGAACAAAATCTGTTAGt ATCccggacaatcttctccaaaggGTTGCAATTGTTGGAAGGCCAAATGTTGGCAAGTCAGCATTATTTAATCGTCTTGTTGGG GGAAACAGGGCTATTGTAGTTGATGAACCTGGGGTTACCAGGGATCGTTTATATGGTCGATCGTATTGGGGAGAGCATGAGTTCATGGTAGTGGACACAGGCGGGGTTATCACTGTTTCAAAGTCACAAGCTACTGTTATGGAAGAGCTGGCTATTACTACTACCATTGGTATGGATGGTATTCCACTTGCTGTTAGAGAAGCAGCTGTTGCCAGGATGCCCTCAATGATCGAGAGACAAGCAACTGCAGCTGTGGAAGAATCATCTGTTATTATTTTCCTGGTCGATGGTCAG GCTGGACTAACAGCAGCTGATGAGGAGATTGCTGATTGGCTACGTAAAAACTACTCAGATAAATATGTTATTCTCGCAGTTAACAAGTGTGAATCTCCTCGCAAAAGAATTATGCAGGCATCTGAATTTTGGTCCCTTGG ATTTGAACCACTTCCAATATCAGCAATCTCAGGGACTGGAACTGGAGAGCTTCTTGACCTTGTTTGTTCTGGCTTACAGAAAGTTGAG gaatcaaatattcttgatgaagaagaagattatGTTCCTGCAATTTCAATTGTTGGTAGACCGAATGTTGGCAAAAGTAGCATTTTGAATGCACTGGTTGGTGAGGACAGAACAATAGTTAGCCCCATCAGTGGCACTACTCGTGATGCTATTGATACTGAATTTACTGGTCCAGATGGACAG AAGTTCCAACTTATTGATACTGCTGGAATCAGGAAAAGAGCAGCCATAGTATCAGCTGGGAGTACAACAGAGGCTTTGTCAGTGAATCGAGCATTTCGTGCTATTCGTCGATCTGATGTTGTTGCTCTTGTCATTGAGGCCATGGCTTGTATCACAGAACAG GACTACAAGATAGCTGAGAGgatagaaaaagaaggaaaaggttgTGTGATAGTTGTAAACAAGTGGGATACGATACCAAATAAAAAGCAGCAGACTGCATTACACTATGAGGAAGATGTCAGGGAGAAGCTTCGTTCACTTGATTGGGCTCCAATTGTTTATTCTACTGCTATAGCTGGTCACAGTGTTGACAA GATTATTGTTGCAGCTAGTGAAGTTGAAAAGGAAAGATCTAGAAGACTTGGCACTTCTATATTAAATCAAGTAGTTCTGGAAGCAGTAGCTTTTAAGCCTCCTCCTAGGACACGTGGTGGAAAAAGAGGGCGTGTTTACTATTGCACTCAG GCTGCTATAAGGCCACCAACATTTGTGTTCTTCGTCAATGATGCAAAACTTTTTCCCGAGACTTACAGGCGGTATATGGAGAGGCAGCTGCGTGCAGACGCAGGTTTTTCTGGAACACCCATACGACTTCTATGGCGCAGCAGAAGGAAAATGGGGAAAGATGAAG GAAAAGCAGTAACAAGGACCCAAAAGAATCTTACATCAGATGATCCAAAATTGGTACCAACTGCATCATAG
- the LOC106756416 gene encoding uncharacterized protein LOC106756416 isoform X4 → MARTLTLPPISYTLAKTLKPISPFPKSLPFFSSSLSRPKLTRRSLSRSVLRSTVGKFSGSVDDEEELEELDELDVIALEQEAKDAAQAYSNSLSQVLSIDEEKNDRKETAQSRRRSTRRTKSIPDNLLQRVAIVGRPNVGKSALFNRLVGGNRAIVVDEPGVTRDRLYGRSYWGEHEFMVVDTGGVITVSKSQATVMEELAITTTIGMDGIPLAVREAAVARMPSMIERQATAAVEESSVIIFLVDGQAGLTAADEEIADWLRKNYSDKYVILAVNKCESPRKRIMQASEFWSLGFEPLPISAISGTGTGELLDLVCSGLQKVEESNILDEEEDYVPAISIVGRPNVGKSSILNALVGEDRTIVSPISGTTRDAIDTEFTGPDGQKFQLIDTAGIRKRAAIVSAGSTTEALSVNRAFRAIRRSDVVALVIEAMACITEQDYKIAERIEKEGKGCVIVVNKWDTIPNKKQQTALHYEEDVREKLRSLDWAPIVYSTAIAGHSVDKIIVAASEVEKERSRRLGTSILNQVVLEAVAFKPPPRTRGGKRGRVYYCTQAAIRPPTFVFFVNDAKLFPETYRRYMERQLRADAGFSGTPIRLLWRSRRKMGKDEGKAVTRTQKNLTSDDPKLVPTAS, encoded by the exons ATGGCACGCACTCTGACACTACCACCCATCTCTTACACTCTtgctaaaaccctaaaacccatTTCTCCATTCCCCAAATCTCttcccttcttctcttcaagcCTTTCTCGCCCGAAGCTCACTCGCCGCTCCCTATCTCGCTCCGTCCTGCGCTCTACCGTCGGCAAATTCTCCGGCAGTGtcgatgatgaagaagaattaGAAGAACTGGATGAGCTCGATGTCATCGCCCTCGAGCAAGAAGCAAAGGACGCAGCCCAAGCTTATTCAAACTCTCTGTCTCAAGTTCTGAGCATCG ACGAGGAGAAAAATGATCGCAAGGAAACAGCTCAATCCCGCAGGAGGAGTACACGTAGAACAAAATCT ATCccggacaatcttctccaaaggGTTGCAATTGTTGGAAGGCCAAATGTTGGCAAGTCAGCATTATTTAATCGTCTTGTTGGG GGAAACAGGGCTATTGTAGTTGATGAACCTGGGGTTACCAGGGATCGTTTATATGGTCGATCGTATTGGGGAGAGCATGAGTTCATGGTAGTGGACACAGGCGGGGTTATCACTGTTTCAAAGTCACAAGCTACTGTTATGGAAGAGCTGGCTATTACTACTACCATTGGTATGGATGGTATTCCACTTGCTGTTAGAGAAGCAGCTGTTGCCAGGATGCCCTCAATGATCGAGAGACAAGCAACTGCAGCTGTGGAAGAATCATCTGTTATTATTTTCCTGGTCGATGGTCAG GCTGGACTAACAGCAGCTGATGAGGAGATTGCTGATTGGCTACGTAAAAACTACTCAGATAAATATGTTATTCTCGCAGTTAACAAGTGTGAATCTCCTCGCAAAAGAATTATGCAGGCATCTGAATTTTGGTCCCTTGG ATTTGAACCACTTCCAATATCAGCAATCTCAGGGACTGGAACTGGAGAGCTTCTTGACCTTGTTTGTTCTGGCTTACAGAAAGTTGAG gaatcaaatattcttgatgaagaagaagattatGTTCCTGCAATTTCAATTGTTGGTAGACCGAATGTTGGCAAAAGTAGCATTTTGAATGCACTGGTTGGTGAGGACAGAACAATAGTTAGCCCCATCAGTGGCACTACTCGTGATGCTATTGATACTGAATTTACTGGTCCAGATGGACAG AAGTTCCAACTTATTGATACTGCTGGAATCAGGAAAAGAGCAGCCATAGTATCAGCTGGGAGTACAACAGAGGCTTTGTCAGTGAATCGAGCATTTCGTGCTATTCGTCGATCTGATGTTGTTGCTCTTGTCATTGAGGCCATGGCTTGTATCACAGAACAG GACTACAAGATAGCTGAGAGgatagaaaaagaaggaaaaggttgTGTGATAGTTGTAAACAAGTGGGATACGATACCAAATAAAAAGCAGCAGACTGCATTACACTATGAGGAAGATGTCAGGGAGAAGCTTCGTTCACTTGATTGGGCTCCAATTGTTTATTCTACTGCTATAGCTGGTCACAGTGTTGACAA GATTATTGTTGCAGCTAGTGAAGTTGAAAAGGAAAGATCTAGAAGACTTGGCACTTCTATATTAAATCAAGTAGTTCTGGAAGCAGTAGCTTTTAAGCCTCCTCCTAGGACACGTGGTGGAAAAAGAGGGCGTGTTTACTATTGCACTCAG GCTGCTATAAGGCCACCAACATTTGTGTTCTTCGTCAATGATGCAAAACTTTTTCCCGAGACTTACAGGCGGTATATGGAGAGGCAGCTGCGTGCAGACGCAGGTTTTTCTGGAACACCCATACGACTTCTATGGCGCAGCAGAAGGAAAATGGGGAAAGATGAAG GAAAAGCAGTAACAAGGACCCAAAAGAATCTTACATCAGATGATCCAAAATTGGTACCAACTGCATCATAG
- the LOC106756416 gene encoding uncharacterized protein LOC106756416 isoform X1 yields MARTLTLPPISYTLAKTLKPISPFPKSLPFFSSSLSRPKLTRRSLSRSVLRSTVGKFSGSVDDEEELEELDELDVIALEQEAKDAAQAYSNSLSQVLSIEDEEKNDRKETAQSRRRSTRRTKSVSIPDNLLQRVAIVGRPNVGKSALFNRLVGGNRAIVVDEPGVTRDRLYGRSYWGEHEFMVVDTGGVITVSKSQATVMEELAITTTIGMDGIPLAVREAAVARMPSMIERQATAAVEESSVIIFLVDGQAGLTAADEEIADWLRKNYSDKYVILAVNKCESPRKRIMQASEFWSLGFEPLPISAISGTGTGELLDLVCSGLQKVEESNILDEEEDYVPAISIVGRPNVGKSSILNALVGEDRTIVSPISGTTRDAIDTEFTGPDGQKFQLIDTAGIRKRAAIVSAGSTTEALSVNRAFRAIRRSDVVALVIEAMACITEQDYKIAERIEKEGKGCVIVVNKWDTIPNKKQQTALHYEEDVREKLRSLDWAPIVYSTAIAGHSVDKIIVAASEVEKERSRRLGTSILNQVVLEAVAFKPPPRTRGGKRGRVYYCTQAAIRPPTFVFFVNDAKLFPETYRRYMERQLRADAGFSGTPIRLLWRSRRKMGKDEGKAVTRTQKNLTSDDPKLVPTAS; encoded by the exons ATGGCACGCACTCTGACACTACCACCCATCTCTTACACTCTtgctaaaaccctaaaacccatTTCTCCATTCCCCAAATCTCttcccttcttctcttcaagcCTTTCTCGCCCGAAGCTCACTCGCCGCTCCCTATCTCGCTCCGTCCTGCGCTCTACCGTCGGCAAATTCTCCGGCAGTGtcgatgatgaagaagaattaGAAGAACTGGATGAGCTCGATGTCATCGCCCTCGAGCAAGAAGCAAAGGACGCAGCCCAAGCTTATTCAAACTCTCTGTCTCAAGTTCTGAGCATCG AAGACGAGGAGAAAAATGATCGCAAGGAAACAGCTCAATCCCGCAGGAGGAGTACACGTAGAACAAAATCTGTTAGt ATCccggacaatcttctccaaaggGTTGCAATTGTTGGAAGGCCAAATGTTGGCAAGTCAGCATTATTTAATCGTCTTGTTGGG GGAAACAGGGCTATTGTAGTTGATGAACCTGGGGTTACCAGGGATCGTTTATATGGTCGATCGTATTGGGGAGAGCATGAGTTCATGGTAGTGGACACAGGCGGGGTTATCACTGTTTCAAAGTCACAAGCTACTGTTATGGAAGAGCTGGCTATTACTACTACCATTGGTATGGATGGTATTCCACTTGCTGTTAGAGAAGCAGCTGTTGCCAGGATGCCCTCAATGATCGAGAGACAAGCAACTGCAGCTGTGGAAGAATCATCTGTTATTATTTTCCTGGTCGATGGTCAG GCTGGACTAACAGCAGCTGATGAGGAGATTGCTGATTGGCTACGTAAAAACTACTCAGATAAATATGTTATTCTCGCAGTTAACAAGTGTGAATCTCCTCGCAAAAGAATTATGCAGGCATCTGAATTTTGGTCCCTTGG ATTTGAACCACTTCCAATATCAGCAATCTCAGGGACTGGAACTGGAGAGCTTCTTGACCTTGTTTGTTCTGGCTTACAGAAAGTTGAG gaatcaaatattcttgatgaagaagaagattatGTTCCTGCAATTTCAATTGTTGGTAGACCGAATGTTGGCAAAAGTAGCATTTTGAATGCACTGGTTGGTGAGGACAGAACAATAGTTAGCCCCATCAGTGGCACTACTCGTGATGCTATTGATACTGAATTTACTGGTCCAGATGGACAG AAGTTCCAACTTATTGATACTGCTGGAATCAGGAAAAGAGCAGCCATAGTATCAGCTGGGAGTACAACAGAGGCTTTGTCAGTGAATCGAGCATTTCGTGCTATTCGTCGATCTGATGTTGTTGCTCTTGTCATTGAGGCCATGGCTTGTATCACAGAACAG GACTACAAGATAGCTGAGAGgatagaaaaagaaggaaaaggttgTGTGATAGTTGTAAACAAGTGGGATACGATACCAAATAAAAAGCAGCAGACTGCATTACACTATGAGGAAGATGTCAGGGAGAAGCTTCGTTCACTTGATTGGGCTCCAATTGTTTATTCTACTGCTATAGCTGGTCACAGTGTTGACAA GATTATTGTTGCAGCTAGTGAAGTTGAAAAGGAAAGATCTAGAAGACTTGGCACTTCTATATTAAATCAAGTAGTTCTGGAAGCAGTAGCTTTTAAGCCTCCTCCTAGGACACGTGGTGGAAAAAGAGGGCGTGTTTACTATTGCACTCAG GCTGCTATAAGGCCACCAACATTTGTGTTCTTCGTCAATGATGCAAAACTTTTTCCCGAGACTTACAGGCGGTATATGGAGAGGCAGCTGCGTGCAGACGCAGGTTTTTCTGGAACACCCATACGACTTCTATGGCGCAGCAGAAGGAAAATGGGGAAAGATGAAG GAAAAGCAGTAACAAGGACCCAAAAGAATCTTACATCAGATGATCCAAAATTGGTACCAACTGCATCATAG
- the LOC106756416 gene encoding uncharacterized protein LOC106756416 isoform X3, giving the protein MARTLTLPPISYTLAKTLKPISPFPKSLPFFSSSLSRPKLTRRSLSRSVLRSTVGKFSGSVDDEEELEELDELDVIALEQEAKDAAQAYSNSLSQVLSIEDEEKNDRKETAQSRRRSTRRTKSIPDNLLQRVAIVGRPNVGKSALFNRLVGGNRAIVVDEPGVTRDRLYGRSYWGEHEFMVVDTGGVITVSKSQATVMEELAITTTIGMDGIPLAVREAAVARMPSMIERQATAAVEESSVIIFLVDGQAGLTAADEEIADWLRKNYSDKYVILAVNKCESPRKRIMQASEFWSLGFEPLPISAISGTGTGELLDLVCSGLQKVEESNILDEEEDYVPAISIVGRPNVGKSSILNALVGEDRTIVSPISGTTRDAIDTEFTGPDGQKFQLIDTAGIRKRAAIVSAGSTTEALSVNRAFRAIRRSDVVALVIEAMACITEQDYKIAERIEKEGKGCVIVVNKWDTIPNKKQQTALHYEEDVREKLRSLDWAPIVYSTAIAGHSVDKIIVAASEVEKERSRRLGTSILNQVVLEAVAFKPPPRTRGGKRGRVYYCTQAAIRPPTFVFFVNDAKLFPETYRRYMERQLRADAGFSGTPIRLLWRSRRKMGKDEGKAVTRTQKNLTSDDPKLVPTAS; this is encoded by the exons ATGGCACGCACTCTGACACTACCACCCATCTCTTACACTCTtgctaaaaccctaaaacccatTTCTCCATTCCCCAAATCTCttcccttcttctcttcaagcCTTTCTCGCCCGAAGCTCACTCGCCGCTCCCTATCTCGCTCCGTCCTGCGCTCTACCGTCGGCAAATTCTCCGGCAGTGtcgatgatgaagaagaattaGAAGAACTGGATGAGCTCGATGTCATCGCCCTCGAGCAAGAAGCAAAGGACGCAGCCCAAGCTTATTCAAACTCTCTGTCTCAAGTTCTGAGCATCG AAGACGAGGAGAAAAATGATCGCAAGGAAACAGCTCAATCCCGCAGGAGGAGTACACGTAGAACAAAATCT ATCccggacaatcttctccaaaggGTTGCAATTGTTGGAAGGCCAAATGTTGGCAAGTCAGCATTATTTAATCGTCTTGTTGGG GGAAACAGGGCTATTGTAGTTGATGAACCTGGGGTTACCAGGGATCGTTTATATGGTCGATCGTATTGGGGAGAGCATGAGTTCATGGTAGTGGACACAGGCGGGGTTATCACTGTTTCAAAGTCACAAGCTACTGTTATGGAAGAGCTGGCTATTACTACTACCATTGGTATGGATGGTATTCCACTTGCTGTTAGAGAAGCAGCTGTTGCCAGGATGCCCTCAATGATCGAGAGACAAGCAACTGCAGCTGTGGAAGAATCATCTGTTATTATTTTCCTGGTCGATGGTCAG GCTGGACTAACAGCAGCTGATGAGGAGATTGCTGATTGGCTACGTAAAAACTACTCAGATAAATATGTTATTCTCGCAGTTAACAAGTGTGAATCTCCTCGCAAAAGAATTATGCAGGCATCTGAATTTTGGTCCCTTGG ATTTGAACCACTTCCAATATCAGCAATCTCAGGGACTGGAACTGGAGAGCTTCTTGACCTTGTTTGTTCTGGCTTACAGAAAGTTGAG gaatcaaatattcttgatgaagaagaagattatGTTCCTGCAATTTCAATTGTTGGTAGACCGAATGTTGGCAAAAGTAGCATTTTGAATGCACTGGTTGGTGAGGACAGAACAATAGTTAGCCCCATCAGTGGCACTACTCGTGATGCTATTGATACTGAATTTACTGGTCCAGATGGACAG AAGTTCCAACTTATTGATACTGCTGGAATCAGGAAAAGAGCAGCCATAGTATCAGCTGGGAGTACAACAGAGGCTTTGTCAGTGAATCGAGCATTTCGTGCTATTCGTCGATCTGATGTTGTTGCTCTTGTCATTGAGGCCATGGCTTGTATCACAGAACAG GACTACAAGATAGCTGAGAGgatagaaaaagaaggaaaaggttgTGTGATAGTTGTAAACAAGTGGGATACGATACCAAATAAAAAGCAGCAGACTGCATTACACTATGAGGAAGATGTCAGGGAGAAGCTTCGTTCACTTGATTGGGCTCCAATTGTTTATTCTACTGCTATAGCTGGTCACAGTGTTGACAA GATTATTGTTGCAGCTAGTGAAGTTGAAAAGGAAAGATCTAGAAGACTTGGCACTTCTATATTAAATCAAGTAGTTCTGGAAGCAGTAGCTTTTAAGCCTCCTCCTAGGACACGTGGTGGAAAAAGAGGGCGTGTTTACTATTGCACTCAG GCTGCTATAAGGCCACCAACATTTGTGTTCTTCGTCAATGATGCAAAACTTTTTCCCGAGACTTACAGGCGGTATATGGAGAGGCAGCTGCGTGCAGACGCAGGTTTTTCTGGAACACCCATACGACTTCTATGGCGCAGCAGAAGGAAAATGGGGAAAGATGAAG GAAAAGCAGTAACAAGGACCCAAAAGAATCTTACATCAGATGATCCAAAATTGGTACCAACTGCATCATAG